ACGGACTCGGAGAGTACGATCTCCGCCGTCCTCTGACCCGGACCGGGACCAATCTCCTGGGTCTGGTGAAGCACGTCGCCAGCGTCCAGGCCGAGTACTTCGGGCTGGTCTTCGACAGACCTTTCGAGCACCCCATGCCCTGGAGCGCTCCGGACGCCGAGGACAACGCGGACATGTGGGTGCCGGAGACGGAATCGGTCCAGAGCATCCTGGACCTGCACCACGCCTCGGCCGCTCACAGCGATGCCACCATCGAGGCGCTGGACCTCGACGCCCCGGGCGTGGTGCCCTGGTGGAAGCCGGAGACGCGGAACGTCACGCTTCACCAGATCCTGGTCCACGTGGACCTGGAGACCGCCCATCACGCGGGCCACGCGGACATCGTGCGCGAACTGATCGACGGCAGTGTCGGATACACCGCGGGGCATCCGAACCTTCCCGACTTCGATGAGGCCCGCTGGTCCGCGTACCGCGACCGGATCGAGGACGCGGCTCGCGCCGCTGCAGCCGCTGCGGGGGAGACCGTCCATGAGTGAGGAACCGGGCATGCTGGCCGCGTATGACTCTCAGCTGAGGCTCGACGCCGAGGCCCAGGGCGCGCTGGCGCATCGCCTGCTGCGCTGGTATCCCCGGGAGGGCGTGCTGGTGGAGGCTTCTGCCGTCCCGGAGGGCACCGGGGACGGTCCGTTCCTCCCGGTCATGACGGCGGTGTTCGCGGGAGAAGCGGGCTTCATCAGCCACGGCGCGGTGGGTCAGGAGGGGAATGCCGCACTGCTCCGCGACGAGCTGACCCGTCCGGGACGCCTGGCCGCTCTGGTGGACGCCGGGCTCACCGCCGTGCTGGACCTGGCGGGCGAGGTCGGAGGTCTGGAGGATGAGTCCTCCACCGGATCCGGTAGGAGCGGAGCGGCCGGGGGAGAAGCCGACGGCACGGGATTCTCCGCAGACACTGGACTCACCTCAGACGCTGGGCTCGCGGCAAACACGGGGCTTACAGTTGGCGCTGGGCTCACGGCCGGTGCCGGACCAGTGACGTCCGCGCCTCGGGCCGGGACGGTCCTGCAGGGTGGCTCGCCGCCGGCCGGCACACCGGTGCAGGCCCCGCGCCGTCCGCTGTCCACGCTCGAGTGGAAGACCCGCAGCCATGACGGGCTCCCCGGCTTGGGGGATGCTCTCCGGGCGGCGGGCTTCACGGAGGGCGAGGAGGAGTCGGTGATGATCGGGGACGCCGCCGCGCTCGCCGTCGAGGTTCCTCTTCCCGACGGCGTCAGCCTGCAGCGGGTGCTGACCCTCGAGGACGCCCTGGCGCTGTGCATCGCGGCGGAGGACGCGTTCGGCGGGAGTGCCGCCGATGCTCCGCGTCGCGCCGCTGATCTGATGGGCCGGCTGGCCCGTGGAAACGGCACCGAGGCGTGGATGGCGGTGGCCGACGGCGAAGTGGTGTCCGGTGGACGGCTGGAGCCGGTGCCGGGAACCGACTTCGCCGGGATCTGGGGTGGCTTCACGCTGGAAGAGTGGCGCGGTCAGGGCATCTACCGGGCCGTGACCGCTCAGCGGGCCCGAGCGGCGCTGGCACAGGGCATCTCCCTGATCAACAGCGATTCGACCGACTATTCGCGTCCGATCCTGGAACGGTACGGCTTCGTCCGCGTCACGGGGACCACGCCGTTCGAGCGCGAGTTCGGATAGAGCGACGCGTTCAGGGGCTGCGCCGGCTCCGCGAGGGAACAGCTGGTGCCCGGATCCGTGGCGGGTCCGGGCACTAACTGTTCCTTTGCGTTTAAGTAAGGAGCGTCAGGAGCAGGAGGAGCGTCAGGCGGATGGGAGCGGCTTGGTGAAGGCCAGGTGTTTGATCTCCTCCGGGTCGGCGTCGAGGTCGAAGAGGGGCGTGTACCCCGTGGCAAGGTACAGCGCCTTCGCCTCGGGCTGCCGGGGGCCCGTGGTCAGGTAGACCCTGGTGTACCCGCGGTCCCGGGCCACGCGCTCCAGCTCCACCAGCACCCGGCGGGCCAGGCCCTTGCGGCGATGCGCGGAGTGCGTCCAGATCCTCTTGAACTCGGCCGTCTCCTGGTCGTAGCGGCGGAACGCCCCGCCGGCCACCGTCTCCCCGCCTTCCTGCAGGATCAGGAGGGAGCCGTGCGGGGGCTCGAATTCGCTGGCCGGATAGCGGGACAGCTCCTCCTGCGCGCCGGCTGCGGAGAAGAAGTCGCCGTACCGGGTGGAGTATTCGACGGCGAGTTCGTCCAGCAGCGGCTTCACCCGTGCATCGTGCAGATGCACCTCGATCACCGTCAGCTCGGGGCTCTCTGAAGGGGCCGGTCCGGCGGAGGATAAGGTGGGTGCGGCCAGGTGGTTCGCGGTGATGCTCATGGGATCTTCCGTCTCTGAGGGGCTGTGTCGGGGGCGGCCCGCGATGCGGTGGCCTGCCGTGGGTGGGTGGAGAAGTCGGGAACGAGGCCGGTTCAGGCGCGCAGCCGTTCCGGTGTGGGCGCCGCGTCCGAGTCGGTGAGCCCGCCGGCC
The nucleotide sequence above comes from Arthrobacter woluwensis. Encoded proteins:
- a CDS encoding DinB family protein, giving the protein MTHTPEDIKTTLHRYLRARRTGLLAKLDGLGEYDLRRPLTRTGTNLLGLVKHVASVQAEYFGLVFDRPFEHPMPWSAPDAEDNADMWVPETESVQSILDLHHASAAHSDATIEALDLDAPGVVPWWKPETRNVTLHQILVHVDLETAHHAGHADIVRELIDGSVGYTAGHPNLPDFDEARWSAYRDRIEDAARAAAAAAGETVHE
- a CDS encoding GNAT family N-acetyltransferase; translation: MSITANHLAAPTLSSAGPAPSESPELTVIEVHLHDARVKPLLDELAVEYSTRYGDFFSAAGAQEELSRYPASEFEPPHGSLLILQEGGETVAGGAFRRYDQETAEFKRIWTHSAHRRKGLARRVLVELERVARDRGYTRVYLTTGPRQPEAKALYLATGYTPLFDLDADPEEIKHLAFTKPLPSA
- a CDS encoding GNAT family N-acetyltransferase, with the protein product MSEEPGMLAAYDSQLRLDAEAQGALAHRLLRWYPREGVLVEASAVPEGTGDGPFLPVMTAVFAGEAGFISHGAVGQEGNAALLRDELTRPGRLAALVDAGLTAVLDLAGEVGGLEDESSTGSGRSGAAGGEADGTGFSADTGLTSDAGLAANTGLTVGAGLTAGAGPVTSAPRAGTVLQGGSPPAGTPVQAPRRPLSTLEWKTRSHDGLPGLGDALRAAGFTEGEEESVMIGDAAALAVEVPLPDGVSLQRVLTLEDALALCIAAEDAFGGSAADAPRRAADLMGRLARGNGTEAWMAVADGEVVSGGRLEPVPGTDFAGIWGGFTLEEWRGQGIYRAVTAQRARAALAQGISLINSDSTDYSRPILERYGFVRVTGTTPFEREFG